ACACCTAGGGAATACTGAAAAAATGCAGGTGACCAGGTCAGAtcctggaaatttaaaaacatcttcccAGATGATTTGAATGTGCAGTCTGCTTTACTGAGATGAAATTGTCCGTGAGACAATTGTCTTACAGAGGAGAAAGTTTGGGGTGATGGGGAGCAGACTGTCCCCTGGTTCCCCAGTAACAGAAAACACGTAGCAGGGGTTACCTTCCACAAAGTAGAGACAAACTGAGCAGCAGGGTACTCGTGACAGTTTGGTGGCAATAAGCCGATGACAATTCCCAGCAAGATGAATGTGGTATCTTGGGGAGATTAATCTGGAAATTGGGGTGCAGAGGAGGCAAAGAGATTTGAGCATGGGAATCTCAAGTTCAGCCAGAAGAGGACCACTCACATCCCCCTTATGTCCATCTCCTGGCTATAGCGTGGTAACTGGGGGGGTACCTGGGGGGACCCCCCGCATGGGCGGGGCTCTTGATGAGGGCTCCCGCGCCCGCACAGGCTGTCCGGGAGGAGTGACCTGTGCTGAGAATGCCCGCCAGGCGGAGGGCCGGCCACAGCCACACGCCCCCGAGATGGCCACTCAGGTGGGAGTCCCTATTTTCTAAGCTCAGTGCCTCACCTTTATTGACATTCAGGTCCAGGGATCAGCAGGGTAgctctttctaaaaattttaagtgtagtatagtcagtttacaatgtgtcaatttctggggtgcaacatgtttcaatcatacatatacatacacatacacatactgattttcatgttctttttcactataggttactacgagatattgaatatagttccctgtgctgtagagaagaaacttgtttatctgttttatatatagtagtgagtatctgcaactctccaactcccagtttatcccttcccaccccttctctcccctggtaaccgtaagtatgttttctatgtctgtgagtctgtttttcttttgtaaataacttcatttatgtcttttttttttcttttcatttccacatGTAATTGATATcataatggtatttttttttctctttctggcttcacttagaatgatgatctccaggtccatccatgttgttgcaaatggtgttattttattcttttttatggctgagtagtattccatgtgtATAaaacaccacatcttctttatccaatcctcTGTTGGACACGTTagctcttttgtttctcttaagTTGTACTTTCTTGCAACTTGCAACCTTTACCCCCGAGAACTGGGACAAGGCTGCAGAAGATTTTGCCCCGAAGCTAAGGAATGCATCTGTCTTGTGATGTCAGAATTCCTAAGTTCCACCTGCAATGCTCACGTGGAAGGGCTCCATAGAAGCCCTGCTCCTGGCCTGTGGCCCAGCCATGCACGGAGCCAGTGCTCAGAGAGGCTGTCTCTGTTCTCAACCCAAGGCCGCAGAGGCGGCGGAGTGTTGTCTTTCCTAGAATGTCATGTGGTTGGAGTCACATAGTACgcagtcttttcagattggcttctttcatgtcGTCATATGCGTTTAAAGTTCCtacatgtcttttcatggcttgttAATCCGTGTCTTTTTGGCACTGAATGGTATTCATTTTCATCCTTGTAAACTCCTCCCTGGCTGGAAGTGCATCCCTGTCTTTCGGGCTTTGGGAGCCCTTACATTTGGCAGGTCCCTCGAGAGGGACTCGGGTCACTGCTGAGGCTTGGCTGGCTGGCTTTGTCAACACCACCTTGATGTCCCGCCAGGACACAGCCCAGGTATTTCTGTGGAGTCGGGGTGCGGTGCCCTGTGAAGTCTTGCTAgaggaggaaagcagggaggggtgaggggtggaggggtgaggtgtcaggtggaggcagagagggaagctgCCTCCAAAGTCTaggagccaggggtgggggggcggggtggCCTCAGGCATGTTGCGGATCGTGGTCCTGCCCCGCTGTCCTTTGCCCTGAAGATGTATGTGGAGCCGAGAGACCAAGCCagagtgcccccctccccagtggAGAGCTGGGTGTTGGGCAGTcacggggcagggaggagggggcaggagagagagggacatCGGCCCCctggccgggggggggggggtgcaggacTCAGGGCAGCCAAAGGGCAAATGCAGTGGCTTCGGGCCTGGTAAAGTGTAACCAAGCGAAGAAAGGTTCGCaggggcccagccccagctgtgcCTGGCAGGATGCTGGGCTGTCAGTTTCCTCAGGGCAGGGCCCCCCAGGGAGCTTGACCTCCTGATGCTGCAGGTGTTGCAGCTGGAGACAGCGTCCTCTTGGGGTGGCCTTGCTGGCATTCACTGCAGCTGGTCTGTGGCAAGAGGGAGCCCGAGGGCCCCCGGGGTCGCTAGGCCACCCGATGTGCCTGGGTCAGTGGCTTCTGGCCCAGTTCCACACGTGCTTCCTTAGTGAGTTGCTAAGCCCTTCTCAGCATGCTCCAGTGCCTCAGGGCACACAGAGGCTGCCTGCCGGGCACCGGAACCaactccaggaagcctccctctCCTTGGTTGGAAGCCTCCTCAACCCCAGGGTTTGTTGGGGGTTCTCAgtgactcccccccccccattcccaGGAGCTATTAGCTTTGGCTCCTTCTTCCCTGTGAGAGTTCTGGGCAGTCCTGACCCCTCACTTTTCTGCCCTCGCTCAGGGCTGGGGCATGAGGAGGGGTGGAcgggagaggagacaggaggagaggtGAATCCCCGAAGCTGCAGCCTCTCCACTTCCCCCATCCTGAGGCACCCGTGGTTGGCTCTGGCCGACAGGCAGCAGTGACCTGTGTAACTTCCCTGGTTGGGTCTTGACTTGGGTCCAGAGCTTCCTCTGGCGCTTCTGGAATGTTCCCTCTCCAGGGCAGCTCCACGCGGTGAGATGCCCGAGCTGCCCAGAGAGGGCCCATGAAGGAAGACGGGGCCCCAGCAGAGCACTCGCTGACCACAGGCGCCCACCACAGACGGTGCCCCTGGCGAGCCCCAGGGTGACCCCACACAGTGAAGGGGCAGTGAACCCCCTGGAGATGAGCGGGGGCTGATCCAAGACACTAAGTTGCGGGGTCATTTATGATGCAGGGCGTACAAGCGATGCCAGCTTTCATCTATTTGGCATCCCATCCTTTGGGGGACCAacctgcccactccccacccctcccacccctcccctctgttcCCCTCGTGGGTTGGCTCTGCCCGGGTCATCCTGCCTCTGGGACTGAAGCTGTTTGCTGCTGAGTCATCTCACGGGCTTGCCCTCAAGACCCCAAGTTTCTCATTCTCAGGGCAGTTGCTGAGTTTCCTTGTAGAGCGCCTGCCagcgcccccgccctccccgcggCCTCCCAGGTCGCTTCTCCTCTTCCCACCAGTGAAGCATGGTTGACACCAGTGTTGGCAGAAGGGAGAGCTGGGAGGTGGCTGTGCCAGGGAACGAGGGCTCAGGAACAAGTCCCTGCCTGGGAAGGGTGGGGTTCCCCCAGTCCCGGGGGCCGAGCCAAGCTGCTGCCCACCTCCGCGGTGCGGGGTCTGAGACCGGCGAGGACGCGGGGCCGGGGCTGCACGGCGCTCCTGAAGCGGCCCCGCAGTTCTCGCCCGGCCGCGGGACGAGCTCAGGCGGGCTGCAGCTCTGCTCTGAGACTCCTGTCAGCTTCCGTGGGTCCGAATCCTGGAAAACCATGCTGGGGGGCTGAGGCGCAGCCACTGAACGCGGTGCTGGTTGAATTTGCAATCACGGCACCCAAGAGGAGGGAGTTCACTGAAAAAGGCTGGAGGCGCAGTGGTTTACAAGTCGACCTCCGGGCGCACCGGGAGGCCCCCCAGTGCAGGAGGAGCCCCAAAGCCCCGTGCCCGGTGGGAGCGCGGCGCTGGTGGAAGGTCCGGAATCCCTAGGTCCCGCTTTGGTTCCTGACCAGGCCTGAAAGGGGCGTCGGGAAGCCTCCCCGGGAGCAGTAGGAAGTCGTGAGTTCACATCGGAACAGTTCCGGGGGCTGTTTGTGGGCCTGGACTTGGAGGACTCTCAGCCGAGGCCCTGCCCTCTGGACGATGAGCTGACCTCGAGCTGCCCAGCACCGCGGGGACCCCAGGGACATCCTGACCCCACGTGGTGAAGCTGCTGCAGACCCGTGCACTGAATGCCTTCTGGTTGGAGGGGCAGAGAGCATTTGCCCCTCGTTAGAATGGGCCCTgggtccctgcccctcctgccattGGCCCCTGGCTGGAACCCTGGCTCTGTTGCTGCatctctgagtctccatttcttcatctgtgaagtgggagtCCTGGAGGCCCTTGTGTGCTGAGGTGTAAGGCACCCAGcacctcagccctgccccacacCTTTTCCTCCCGGGCCTTTGCCGCTGAAACCCCGGGAAGAGGTCAGCCTAATTGACTGCCGGGGGCCCAGGGCTCTGTCCTGTCCTCCCTGGCGCTGGGGCCAATGGGCTAGGCGGCAGGACTGCAGGGCCCGTCCCACAGGTGGCCGTGGAGGCCCCTCCTCCGGCCCCTTACTCATTAGCCAGGCTGCAGGGTGACCCGGGCCAGCTGAGCGAGGCCGGCCGAAGGAGCTGCTCAGGCGTGGAGGGCAGCTGGTGGCGGGGCTTGGAATGGACAGTCTGCCAGACACGGTCCCCCCAGACCAAGGgcgcctctgccctgccctccgcAGGCTGGTCCCTGTGGGCTTCGGGGCTGAGGCGTGGACACTCTTTGTCCTTTCCGGACCCCTGGTAAGGAGGCGGGGTTGGGGGACCGGCTGCCGTCCAGGCACGACGCAGGGGGCCGGGGCACTCACAGGCTTCCccagagacccccccccccaccttgacCAGGTCCGGGTGGTGCCAGGGGCCGACCCCTAGAGCCTGGTGATGCAGAACAGCTGTCCCGGGACAGTCCCTGGGTGCAGGGGGGTCTGGCCTCCCTCAGCAGCTGGCGGTCCCCCACAGAAGAAGCAAGCAGTGTCCTTCAGAAGCCCACGGGAAGTCTGGTCCACTGATGCAAGGAGCCTGGGGGTCTCCCTACGGGGCGTTTGTAGGGGACGGGGGGCCTCTGCCTGTTTTGTTTCCAAAGGAAAAGTGgtttttggtacttttttttttatgaccgTAAGGACTAATGTGTGCTTCCTGTAAGAGtttcagacaaaacaaaaagttagaaGAAACTTTATTTCTAATCCCACCACCTGGGCGGGGCCGTTCCTAAGGCTTTGGTGTGTGCGAGTCCCTCTTGGTTGGCGGCCTGACGAGACGGCCACAGCAGCCACATCCCGAGCGTGCCCGCTCCAGCCTCTGCGCTGGGTGCGCCTCACGcagggaaactggggctcaggtTGACGTGGCTGctgccgggggcgggggcagggcctcCGCCACATGCTCGCTTCTCTGCTGGGGCGACTCCCTGGTGGCTGCGAGGGGCTTTTGCGGGTCTTGAGCTTGGCCCCACAGGACCTGGAGAGCCTCCTGTGTGGGTCGGGGTATGgggtgtgctggcagctgggACAAGACCGGGCAGGTCCCTTGACCCCGGCCACCGGCCTCCAGTTCCTCTTCCAGATGCTGAACTTCATGATCTACGTCGTGAGCTCCATGTTCTGCGGGCACCTAGGCAAGGTGGAGCTGGCAGCGGTGACCCTCTCAGTGGCCGTGAGTACAGCCGGGCCTGCAGGGACCTCTCCCTTGGGCTCCTGGGAGAAGACACAGCCTTGAGACCTGCCAACTGCAGTCACAGCCGGACCTCAGGGCCTCACACACTGCAGGCACCCAGCGTGTACAGGCAGGGCCTGGCCAGGAGGGTCTCTGGGTGCTGAGTGGCCCCTCAGGTGCAGGGTTCCCCCTCGGCTCCACCTGACAGCCTGTGTTTTCTCCCATGTGGCTCCAGTTTGTTAATGTCTGTGGAGTTTCCATCGGATTCGGCTTGTCCTCGGCCTGTGACACCTTGATGTCCCAGGTAGGTGGGTGtccaggagctgggcaggggcagagccagtCCCTCAGCTGCTGCAGAAGCGGCAGGGCTGGTGGCCCACCGAAGCCGTCTCAGTGTCCCTGGATGTGGGAGCCTGTCGGTAGGctgctgggggcagtgggggttGGACAGGAGAGCTGTCCAGGAGAGCTCACCCCCGAGGACCACGTGCCGTCAGGGACCAGACCCTCCCCTTGAAAGTAGTCTGGGCAGATGGGCAAGAGTGTCATGGGAGGGAGGACAGCCCCTGACCTTGGGTGTCCATGCTGAGGGTGCACGGATGGGGCCTCCCACCCCTGGAGGCCCACAGCCCAGCGGGGCTCAGGGCCCGGGGGTTCCGGGCTCAGGGAGGGTCTGGGACCTGGGCTTGGCCCTGGCTCCCTCTCACCCCAGGGAGACTTAGCTCTTGAGCCCCTGTGGCCTGGGCAGCGCCTCCCATGTCGGGTGTCGTTGGAGGACAGGCTGAGCCCACGCGGAGGAAGCCGCTGGGTGTGATGGAGGGGCCGCCCAGCACGGCGCAGGCACAGCCTAGCCTGGCTCACAGAGGGCGGGGGAGGCAGGTGCCAGGGCGCAGACGGCCTGCCCGGCTGTTTTCCAGAGCTTCGGCAGCCCCAACAAGAAGCACGTGGGGGTCATCCTGCAGAGGGGCGTGCTGGTGCTgctgctctgctgcctcccctgctGGGCGCTCTTCCTCAACACCCAGCACATCCTGCTGCTCTTCAGGCAGGACCCGGCCGTGTCCAGGTGCCAGACTGCCCCCCACGGGACCCCGGggaccccctcccctccgcccccagcttctccagggcGGAGCTGTCACAAGCCCATCTCCTCTGGGGACGTTTCCGTGGTTTGGGGATTCTCCCGCACAGCCTGCTGCTCTAGCTGTGACCAGCAGGGGGCAGGCAAGCGACCAGTTTTAATTGAGGAGGAAAATCAGGGATCGGCAGGGTGCTTGCAGCCGGGGCCTGTGGCTGGGGCCTGGCGGGTGCTTCTGAAGAAGGGAAGTGCGCACCACCCTGCGCTCCAGGcaggagaaggggctgggctgACGTCTGATGAGTTAGATGGCTTGTTACTACATCTTGTTCTTTCTTAATACGATACAGCCTTTCCCCCCTTACAAACCGCTGGGttccccagcccagaggccaCGTGGTGGGGTCCCTGGGCCCCGCCTCCTGGCACCTTCCTCGCACACGGCAGCAGTGCCCTGCCTGCTGAGGCTCCACTTGTCTTGGCCAAGGCCTTCGGGGTGAAGCCTCTCCTCAAACCTGGGGTACCCAAGGTGTCCCTGGGGCGGCCGCCCAGCCCCCAGCCGCGGGGCGCAGGCTGGGCCGCTCAGAGCTGTGGTTGTCGCGCAGGCTGACCCAGGAGTACGTGCAGATTTACATCCCGGCGCTCCCGGTAAGTGCCTGTGTCTGCTGGGGTGCTCACACTCCCCTGGGTTCTGGCTTGTTGCCTTTCCCCCCATCAGCTGGGGAAGCCATCAGCCCCCATGCCAGTGACTGGAGAAAAGTTCCTGTTCAGGTCGGTGCAGTTATTGAACGTATAAAAAGCAGCATAACACATTTTTCTGATTAGAAAACTGTTTACTGGAGAAATTCTGGAACGCATAGGGAAGAAAAAGCTCAACTTTCCTGTAACTCTACCACCCAGAGGGAACGCAAGTGAATGTCTCTCTGGGGTTATGTCTGTTCGTAAACACACAGGCACACGTGCAGTTTGAAACGGGGCCGTGTGTGTAGGCTGTTTTATAATCTTCTTCCCTTTCAAACATGTCGTTAGTCTCTGCATGTGATTCAATAGGGAAATCTTTGTGAACGTCTGCAATGACTTCCTCGCGATGCGCCATCGGAATTGGAGATGCTCTGTCCGTGGTTCTTGACCCCAGTCTGTCCCAGTGCTGCCCCCGCCAACTACGCCCTCTTCAGCACAGACTATTACGAACATTTCTTTCCGATTAGAGATGCTGTTTCCTCGCTCATCTTATTGCTGACTGGAGTTGAGCGTTGTTTCTTGCGTTTATCGATCACTTGTCCTGTTTCTGTGAACTGGCCACATCCCTCGCTTGTTTTAGTGGAGTAATCTTTTAATTGTTATCACTCTTGTCAAACGATACCTCAGCCCTTTGTCATGTACGTCACAAACGTTTTccagcccttcacttgtctttcAATTTTGGGTATTTCTGGCCTGGAGGATTTTCAGTGCGGACACGACAGACCCTTAGACCCCACCCTTGATGGTGTCTGAGCTCAAAACCACTTAACCCGTCGCAAGATTATAGACACGTTTGCCTGCATTTTCTTTGAACCCTTCTGTGCATTTAAGACTTTCATCTTTCTAACAAACTTTTTCTAAGACTATTGAATATTCTCTCCTTCCTCTATTTATTGGCAAGAggtccttgatttttttctaacggagggactggggattaaaCCCTGGACcgcgtgcgtgctaagcacgtgctctacccctgagctgtacccctgCCTCTTAATTTATTACACACTGAGCAAGCAGCACATATCTTCAGACTGGTTTCTGGGACTTCTGGCCCGAAGCAGTGGTCTGCACATCCACCCTGAGTCCGTGCTGCACTGTTTGACTTGCTGGTGCTGAGTGGCAAGTTACCACGTGGCGGGGCTGTGTCTCCACCAGGGCTCACCTTCCCACCTCTGACACCCCCGTGTCCTCCACAGCACAGCCCTGGGCACGGAGCTCTTGAggggggagctgggaagggaggggctggggtggatgCCCCGAGGGGACACCAGGCCTGGCAGGGTGAGCCCAGCCACACCGTCCTGTCTGTCAGGCCAGTGCCATTAGCCCTTTGGGGCCCAGCCAGCTCCAGATTTCTCCTGTATCAGTGGAAGCGCCCGGAAAGTCTGGTCTTCTCCTCCGTGCCTTTGACTCCTCAGACCAAGCGACAGTATCTTATCAGACGAGACCACTGGGGCTGCGTCGGGGAAACAAGTTATCCCTGCGGCAACTCCTTTATCAGATAAACAAAGTCCCTCCCAGACAGTCGATAAAGtagtaataatgatgatagtAACGACCAGTGACCCTCACATAACGTTCACCTGACTCCTGGAACATTTAAaagtgccaggtactgttttaaaatcactttgcGATGTTAGCGTCGCATATATATGTACGAATGAATATTAAGCACACACACGCTATTACCCCCtttatagatgaggcaactgaggcacagagaggctaagtaacttgcctaagaccACACAGCTCACAAGAGGCAGGGCCAGTGTCTGAACCAGGCTCCTGGATCCCGATCCCTGACGAGAGGTGGTGGGCTGAGGGGGCGGCGGGGCAGGGGcgcaggccctgggccaggcttTGATGGAGGACAGGAAAGGCGACCCcgacacacacaggcacacatgccCTCTGTCCTCCACAGACCCACcgctctgtccccagcacccaccTCCAGGTTCTTGTCTCTGCCGCTGAAGccgccctctccctgcctccctccctgccgctggtcccctccccagggcctccctggcCAGAGTCAGCACCCAGCCCGCCTGCGGCGCGGCGTCCCTGACACTCTGGCCAAGCGGTTGCCCTAAACTCATCTGAGAAACGTCTGTTCCTGCTGGTTGGGTGTTGTGTTGGTAGCTGTTGATTTGTGTgcgtgtttttattttatacaggTGAATTTTCTTTACGGCCTGCTGGCAAAATACTTGCAAAATCAGGTACAGGTCCCtgttctgggggagggggccccTGGGGTCCCTCTGCTATTCCCCTCCGGACCTCTGCAAGGAGCtgtgtgtccccagcccctgTCCAACCCCCCGGGTGCCCAGCGAGCCCCCCTGGCCCCGACCCCAGGTAGTGAGGCCGGTTCTCACCCATTTCAGGGCGTCGTCTGGCCCCAGGTCCTCAGCAGGCATCGTGGGCAACTGTGTTAATGGCCTGGCCAACTACATCCTGGTTTCTGTGCTGGGCTGGGGGGTCAGGTgagccctggggctggtgggctgcaggggccgggccgggccgggccgggagcACGGCCCACTAAGCACCACCCCTGAGCGGGCAGGCGGGTCACTGTCATGGCCTTACCCATGACAAGGACAGTGGGGGTGGCCCTTGCCATCCAGAAGTGGGGGCTGCTGGACCCTCAGGTTCTGGGGACTCCCCACCAAGGGGATGGGAGAGGTGCCACAGCCCCTGGGCTGGTCTTCCAGGAGAGGCCGAGAGTGGGAACCTGGCAGGTGGCCCCCAGGACACTGGAGGAATGATGCCAGGACCCTGGTGGCTCCTGGATGAGGCTGGTTCGGGATGGGGTTGCGGATCAAGCCATGCCTGTGCCCCTGTGTCCCTCCTCCCCGTGCCCCCGACTCCAGCAGAGGAGTCCCCTTCTGAAGGGGGCCGTCCTtccacccagccctgctctccctcctcctccaggggctCTGCTTACGCCAACATCTTCTCCCAGTTTGCCCAGAccgccttcctcttcctccacatcGTCGTGAAGAAGCTGCACCGGGAGACGTGGGCAGGTGCAGGGGTCAAGTGAGCGTGGGGtggctgggcccccaggagggCCCTGGGGACTACTTTGCAGGTGGGGGCCCAGCTGGAGTCCGCTGGAGGAGCCTGTCCCAGGCGCACCTCCACTTCCCTCGGGGCCCCTCCACTTGGCTGCAcccctctgcagcccctccctcaaAGGCCCAGGTCTCCCCACCCAGTGTGTGGGCACAGTGGACCCATGCCCAGGGAGCTTTCTGGCAGGCTCCCTGGTCTCAGGGTGGAGTAATAACACGGGCAGAATCCTAGGTGGGAGCAGTGGACCACATTCCTTATCTCAGATGACACCTTATCTGCCCCTTTTATTTACGGAGAGGAAGCATAGACTGAGTTTAAGTCATTTGCCCCAAATGCCAGAGCTGGTGTATGGTGGGGCCTGGACGCGGACCTTCCCCCAGGCTCGGGCTGCAAGCTTTCAGCCCCTGACACCCAACCCTGAGAGCGGGGCCTCCGCCTCCAGGCATTTCAGGAACAGCTCTCCTGGTCTGGGGCGGAGACGTGGGCGGGGAGGCCCTGTGTTTGCATAGCCCTACTTGCCTTGCGAAACCTGGCGTCCTCGGTGTCATGCCACCCACTCCACAACCCTTCGGGGAGGGGGGCAAAGATGAGAACTGAAATTTTCCGATGAGGAGATGGGGCCCAGAAGGGGCAGGGTAGTTGCCCAAGGCTCTGCAGtgtcccaggctcccagccccagccatcCAGGCGCCAGCCCGGCAGCCTCCTCGCCCCCGACCCGACCCTGCCAGCACCTGAGCGGCTGGCCTGCCCCCTGTGAGCACCCTGCGAGCTGCcaaggtggagggggcagggcctggggttgGTGGTGGGTGGGCGCAGGGTGGCCAGCTGCTCAGCGGGGGGCCTCTGCTCCTAGGCTGGTCCAGCCAGTGCCTGCAGGACTGGGGCCCTTTCTTCTCGCTGGCTGTGCCCAGCATGCTCATGACCTGCATCGAGTGGTGGGCCTACGAGATCGGCAGCTTCCTCATGGGTACGTGGAAGCGCAGGGAACCGCCTGGgcagccctctccccagggtGGGCCACTCACCCGCCCGGCCGTCTCCCCACCAGGCTGTGGGCTCCcaggaggcaggcctgggcccCGCACTGCCCGGCGTAGGCCTGGCACTGAGTGGGCGCTGCTGGCATGTGAGCAGGTGCAGGGCGTCACCTGGACGTCTGTGCTCATCAGCACTCTCGGCACAGAGTCCAAAAAGTCAGGGCTGAGTGGCTGGGAGAGACCTTGCTGTCCACCCCGacccccatttacagatgagaaaattgagccCCAAGCCCAAGAGAGACCGTCAGAGTCACACCCTGGCAGGGCTGAGACCCGAACTCAGGCTCCCTGAGCTTGGTCCGGACTCCCCCTCCCTCGCTGTGCCCCCCACACACAGGAAAGACCTGACCCTGACCACACGGGGAGCGGCCTGCGGGAAGTTTCACAGCAACGGGGCAGGTCTTCCCCGAAGGCTGAGGCCAAGCAGGAACTTTTCTTGGAAACTGTTTGCCCCTTGGCCCCAGAGTGAGGGGCGTCCTGTCTGCGCAGGGCCGTCTGCTCACCGTGTGCTCCCCGCAGGCCTGCTCAGCGTGCTGGACCTCTCTGCCCAGGCTGTCATCTATGAAGTGGCCACTGTCACCTACATGGTGAGGCTCCTTGGGGGCGCTTCCCCGGCtcacccctcacccagccccctgATGGCCTGGGGGTCTTGGGGTGGGGAGACTGTCCCCACAAAGGCTGCCTGTCTCCTGAGGACCCCTGtgcccaggaggcccaggccctgccagaCCCCTGCACGTGTCCCATGGCCGCTCTGCCGAGGGTAGCACTGAACCCACGatgctcacatttttttctttttgaatgaatTAGCACAGTTTCAAATTGGGAGATTTCACACCACACCCCGGACATGTGAAAAATGGGACATCCCGCGTGGCAGCGAGCCCACGTCCCTGCACGGCTGGCTGCTGGGCTTTGGGGGACAGCGCCCCTCACACGGTGTCTCCTCGCCTCCACGGAGTGCCCACAgccccccctccccagaggtgtGGGTTGTCCCGCGTCACCGTCCCGTGTGTGTCTGCCAGCCTCTGGGGCACGCAGTCTGTGGCCCCAGCTTTAAGCAAGGGAGTCACAAAACTCTACGTGGACAAAACTGATTTATGAGGCGattcttatttttacaaatgGTTTCCACggaacctttttttcccttgcaggCAGCTTTTCTGGCATGCTTGAGACCACATTCAcctctttaaaatgcatttagtCATGAGTTTTTGGCAACGCCTTGATTTTGGTTGCAAGGCCAGTCTGCCTGTGATGTCTGACGGAACAGTGGGGGTGGGTTCGGCTGGAACCCCCAGCCACATCTCCCAGCCTCAGGCCTCACCACCCGTCCCCAGCAGTCACAAACACCCCGTCTCCTCCTGCCGCCTTCCTTGCTCTTGGCCCAGGGGCGGGTGGGGTCTCCGCCGACAGCACCGTCTTGTCTCTGATCCCAGATTCCTATGGGCCTCAGCATCGCCGTCTGCGTCCGAGTGGGGACGGCCCTGGGAGCCGCAGATACGGTGCAAGCCAAGCGGTCAGCTGTCTCGGGCCTCCTCTGCGTAGGTGGGTGGGTCGCGGCCTTCCAGACCCTTTTGCTCCACCTGCCATGGGGCCCAGAGCAGCCCATCGGATGGGCCGCACATGCGTCTCCCGCCTGCTGGGCCTCTTCCCGCTCCTCCCCTGCCGCAGGTGCTGGGCTGTCAGTTTCCATCACTTAGTGTGACCCTGGGGGGGGGGCGAGCTTGCCCTCCCCGCATCCCCAGAAGCCCGAGCCCTGCCTGCCCGACCCCGcgcctgcctctgccctctgagGCTGACAGATCGGAGCCGCCCGTGTGGAGAGCAGAGCTGTCGGGCTTCGCCCCGGGGGCTGGCTTGAAACACAGGTCACAGAGCCCCGCCCGGccgtttctgattcagtgggctgggatggggcctgagaaccTGTCTTCCCAAGcagctcccaggggatg
The sequence above is a segment of the Camelus ferus isolate YT-003-E chromosome 16, BCGSAC_Cfer_1.0, whole genome shotgun sequence genome. Coding sequences within it:
- the LOC102517827 gene encoding LOW QUALITY PROTEIN: multidrug and toxin extrusion protein 2 (The sequence of the model RefSeq protein was modified relative to this genomic sequence to represent the inferred CDS: deleted 1 base in 1 codon), with amino-acid sequence MDSLPDTVPPDQGRLCPALRRLVPVGFGAEAWTLFVLSGPLFLFQMLNFMIYVVSSMFCGHLGKVELAAVTLSVAFVNVCGVSIGFGLSSACDTLMSQSFGSPNKKHVGVILQRGVLVLLLCCLPCWALFLNTQHILLLFRQDPAVSRLTQEYVQIYIPALPVNFLYGLLAKYLQNQGVVWPQVLSGIVGNCVNGLANYILVSVLGWGVRGSAYANIFSQFAQTAFLFLHIVVKKLHRETWAGWSSQCLQDWGPFFSLAVPSMLMTCIEWWAYEIGSFLMGLLSVLDLSAQAVIYEVATVTYMIPMGLSIAVCVRVGTALGAADTVQAKRSAVSGLLCVVGTTLLVGTLLSALRGQLGHIFTSDEDVVALVNKVLPLYVVFHLFEAVCCVYGGVLRGTGRQAFGAIVNAVMYYVIGLPLGIVLTFVAEMGITGLWLGMLASVLLAAAAFVTYAARMDWKQAAEEAQKHVGLPPPSAESTAPGPGPEKAVASSVASGSCLGVTLTTYSRPGCQLDLFRTPEAAQALAAPASRLPAKQLALRRGAALGAALATLIMGLLVRALTARP